The window AGGTAGACCATCCCCGCCTCCAGCTCCAGGGCCAAGCGGTGGGCCCGTTCCAGGTCGCGGGTGAAGACGTAGGCGGCGAGGCCGTATTTGGTGTCGTTCGCCTTCCTTAGGGCGTCCTCCTCGTCCTTGAAGGGGATGGCCACCAAGACGGGCCCGAAGATCTCCTCTTGGGCGATTTTCATGGCGTTCTCCCCCACGAAGAGGGTGGGCTCCAGGTAGTTGCCCGAGGAGAGGTCCTCCCCGCGGAAGGAGCGAGCGGCCCGCCTGCCCCCCGCAAGGAGCCTGGCCCCCTCCTCGAGGCCCACCCGGACGTAGCCCAAGACCCGCTCCAGGTGCTCCGGGTGGATGAGGGGCCCCACCTCCGTCTCGGGGTCCAAGGGGTGGCCCACCCGGATGGCCTTGGCCCTTTCCGCCACCTTCCCCACGAAGTCCTCAAAGATGCGCTCCTCCACCAAAAGCCGGGAGCTTGCCGTGCACCGCTCCCCGTTGAAGGAGTAGACCTGGAAGACCACCGCATCCAAGGCCCTCTCCAAGTCGGCGTCGGCGAAGACCAAAGCCGGGCTCTTCCCGCCTAGCTCCAGGGAAAGCCGCTTGAGGTGGCGGGCGGCGTTTTGCATCACGATCTTGCCCGTTTCCGTTTCCCCGGTGAGGGTGAGGAGGGGGACCAGGGGGTGGGCCACCAAGGCCGCCCCCGCCTCCTCCCCGAAGCCCTGGACCAGGTTGAAGACCCCGGGGGGCAGGTCCGCCTCCTGGAGGATCTCGGCGAGCTTCGTGGCGGTAAAGGGGCTCCACTCCGCCGGCTTCAGGACCACGGTGTCCCCGAAGGCCAAGGCGGGGGCGATGCGCCAGGTGGAAAGCATCAGGGGAGCGTTCCAGGGGGTGATGATCCCCACGGGGCCCGCAGGGAGGCGGAGGGCGTAGTAG is drawn from Thermus sp. LT1-2-5 and contains these coding sequences:
- the hpaE gene encoding 5-carboxymethyl-2-hydroxymuconate semialdehyde dehydrogenase; translated protein: MRYADAVAGIPWETIEAVRQRLKEKPALHYIAGAFVPSESGETFPSLDPASNEVLGYAARGGEKEVDKAARAAHEAFQKWSRTKARERKRYLLRIAELIEKHADELAVMECLDAGQVLRIVRAQVARAAENFAFYAEYAEHAMEDRTFPVDRDWLYYALRLPAGPVGIITPWNAPLMLSTWRIAPALAFGDTVVLKPAEWSPFTATKLAEILQEADLPPGVFNLVQGFGEEAGAALVAHPLVPLLTLTGETETGKIVMQNAARHLKRLSLELGGKSPALVFADADLERALDAVVFQVYSFNGERCTASSRLLVEERIFEDFVGKVAERAKAIRVGHPLDPETEVGPLIHPEHLERVLGYVRVGLEEGARLLAGGRRAARSFRGEDLSSGNYLEPTLFVGENAMKIAQEEIFGPVLVAIPFKDEEDALRKANDTKYGLAAYVFTRDLERAHRLALELEAGMVYLNSHNVRHLPTPFGGVKQSGDRREGGHYALEFYTDLKSVALPLRPPHIPRFGK